The region AACTATTGGCCAACGGATGTCTGATGCAGCACCGCATCGTCATGGGCGGCAAGCCTTACCCAGTCCTTCTCCTTACTCCCCGCGGCAGGGAGGTGATGAAAGGGCAGGAACAGGTTTCCCTTTCCCCGGCCCCCACTGAAATAAAGATCGCCGCTCCAACGGGAATGGAAGAATTCTGCGAAGACCTCTTTGAGGAACTGAGAAAGTCGCGCTTACATTTGGCCCGGAGGGAAAACCTGCCCCCTTACTGCATCTTTCATGACCGCACTTTGCGCGAGATGGCCCGGGACCTTCCCGATTCTCCCGTGAAGATGATGGCCATTGCGGGGGTGGGGGAGATTACTTTCCGGAAGTATGGCCGGCATTTTCTTGACTTGATTTCTTCTTACCTATCCCGGAAAAAGCAAGCGGGTATGGAGGTAGGGCCTTGATGCGGATTGGAGATTTAATCGAAGTCCCGGAGATCAAAACGGTCATTCAGCTCAAAGACCTTCAGGATTCCCATCTGCAGCAGATGATCCTGCACTCCTTCGTAGTCACCGGGGAAGTGCAGGACAGCCTGGAGAGAATTCTGACTTCTTTCAGCCAGCCGGAAGGGCGGGGAGTATTTCTAAAAGGGCATTTCGGCTCGGGCAAGTCTCATTTCCTCAGCATGCTCAGCCTTCTTCTGCGCCATGCGGAGTCCTGGAAGGTCCTCCTGGATCAGGCCCCGTCATTGGAAAATCTCCGGAAAAATCTCCGCTCCCGCCGGTTTCTCGTGGCGGAAATTTCCCTCATCCAGCACCGGTCCACGGAATTCTTAGAGGACATCTTCCTGCCAGAGATTTTCCGTGAACTTTCCGCGCAACTCCACGAGCCCTTTGAAGGGACCGACTCCCGTCAGGGAACCTTCGCGAAAATCCAGAAGACCTTGCGGGATCTGGATTTTTCGGGAATGGTCCTGCTGGTGGATGAGCTCTCCGAGTTTCTCCGCTCCAAGACCGCTACCCCCTGCGCATCAGCCTGGGGCGCTCGCACATCGAAGAACTGGTTTCCCACCGCCTCAAGCCTCTTTTTTCCGAACATCGGGGCATCGTGGATTTCATCCACTACCGGCTGAAAGGGGATACGGAGCGCGGAATTCCCTCCTCCGCAGCGGCTTAGTCCTACTCCGTCAGATCGACGAGATTCCCCTGGCCGAAGCCGAAAGGCTGGCGGAAGAATGGAAGCGGGCAGAGGAAGACTTTTTCCTGGTGGTGGGCACAGTAAAAAACACTTCGCAAAATACCTCTTGACCCTATTCCCTTTTTTTAATAGATTCTAATCCCATTGTTTGTTTCCACCAAGGGTGGGTGGGAGGGACGAATTATCATTGTAGTTTTTGATTTGGGGGAGGAAGGTCCATGAGCCAAGAAACACAGAAAGAAGAAATAACCGTGACTCAGTTTCTGGATGCGGTAGCCAGCGGAAGCGCAACGCCAGGCGGAGGGAGCGTCTCCGCCCTGGCCGGATGCCTGGGATCAGCTCTGGTGGAAATGGTTGTCAATCTGACCTTAGGGAAAAAGGCTTACGAGGCTCACGAAGCTGAGTTAAAGAAGATCCGCGAAGAGGTTTACTCCCACCGTCAGTCCCTGGTTGCCACCATCGAAAAAGATATTGCGGCCTACCAGGAAGTAATGAAGGCCTACCTTCTCCCCAAGACGAGTGAAGAGGAAAAAAGGAAACGCAAGGAAGAAATCCAAAAAGCCTTAAAAAAAGCGGCGGATCCTCCCCTCTTTACCGCCGCCACCAGCCTGAAAGTAATGAAACTTTGCCAGGAGGCACTGGAAAAAGGAAACCCCAACGCAGCCAGTGATGCGGCCGTTGGAGCGCTCATGGCGGATGCCGCATTATGCGGCGGGGTGTTCAACGTCCTGATCAACCTCTCCGCCCTGGATGATAAAAAATACGTGGAAAAGATGAAAAAGGAGCTTCGCAGGCTTCAGCGGGAAGGAGAAAAGATCAAAGAGCAAATCATGTCGCTGGTGAATGCCAAGATCAATTCCCAATGAAACACCCACGCTATGCGCATAGCGCAATTGACTTTAACCAGGGATACTACCGGCGAAAAGAGGAAAGAAGTAATTTCCCCGGTGGGGAGGATCTCTTGGCGAATATAGAAGACTGTAAATCTATTATTAGGGAAAAGCCGGATTTTCGGTGTGTGATCTACGACTGTGATGGGGTTTTGTTTGACTCCCTTGAGTCCAATAGAAAGTTGTACAACGATTTTTGCCTCCAGTTTGGCAGACCTCCTCTCACAGACGAAGAATTAAAATTTGTTCATACCCACACGGTTTTTGAAGCCCTCCATTTCATCTTGCGCCATGACCTCCAGCAGGAAAAAGCGGCTTTAGATTTCTGGAAACAGATCGATATTACCGCATATCTTGATTACCTAAAGATGGAACCTCATTTGTTGGAAACTCTGGATTTCCTGAAGGACCACGGAATCATCCGGGCAATCTGCACCAGCCGTTCAACGACCATGAAACGTATCATGGAAAAGTTTCACCTTTGGTCCTACTTCGACATGGTAGTTACCGCCCTCGACGTAAAAAACCCCAAGCCCCATCCGGAGGCAATCGATAAAATCATTGAAGCCTTCCATCTGGATCGGAAAAAAACGATTATGGTAGGGGATTCCTCCAGCGACCAGCAAGCAGCGGAATCGGCAGGGATCTTTTTTGCGGCTTACAAAAACAAAGAAATCGCCGGCGATTTCTTCATTGATGACCATCGCAGGCTCATTGAGGTCCTTTCTTCCCCCTAATCGGCCGGACCAGCAAATCAGCTCCGTTTATTACTCATTTTCTTCGCGGATGTTCCCTGGTTTTTTCCGGGGGCTGGAATGGATCTTGGGACCTCACCTCTCTCCCATTAACCCATTTTCAAGTTCTGCCCGCAATGGGGGCAAATTGGGGGGTCACCTTCATAGCCTTGTCCGCAATAAAAACAAGAAGTCATTGAGGGAGGTGTTTGAGTTCCTCCGGCTTGGGCCAAAAGCCTCTCTCTCCTTTTACGAGCAATGAGGTAAAGAGGAAGGAAAATGATCAAAACTAAAAATACCCCGACCGCCCAGAGAAGACCCTTCCCAACGCTGTACCCTCGCTTCTGCGAGTCGTAAAAAACCCAGAGGGCAACGAGGAGATTAATGAAAGGGATTAAATATCTCACAACAACCTCCGACCTTTTAGGCTTTCAGCGATCAGCGGTCAGCTTTCAAACAAAAGGATTCCAGGATTCCAGGGTTCAAGGACCAACTCCTACCTCCTGAGCCGGTAAGTAAGGGTTGCTTCCGCCCAACTCTCCGGATCAAGCCGGTTGAGCTTTTTTACCAGGTCGCTGATCATCCCGGTGGATTTGGCGTCATAGATTTGAAACATTCCCTCCCGGAATCCCAGAGGAATTAAATCTTCTTTTTCCTGGGTGGCAATGATTTTAATTCTTTCTTCCGCAACGGTCTGGGGGTAGTTGGGCAGAAAGCGAGCCTGCAGTTGAATCCGGCTTCCGGGCTCCGGAAATTCATATATTTTTCCTTTAGAAATAAAATTTTGGTTGTTCAACGAATTGGGAAAAAGAAGGGTTACCGAGCCATCCGCGGCGATCGAGAAGATGTAGATATAACAGTCACGGTTGACCTGACAGAAAATTTTGACTTCTTCTCCCTCTTTTAGGTCCGTTTTAGAAAGCGCGGGCTTAATCAGCAACCCTCCCTCTTTCTCCGGGAAAACGGGCCTGATCAGGGCTTTGACTTTCACTTGGTAAATATTTTTCTCTTTACTATCCCATCCCTCTTCCAGAACTTCCAACTTCTCAATATGCCCCCGGACAGAGGCAAAAATGAGGTCTTCCACCAGCTGGCTGTTGGAAACCAGGGTGTGAGCTTTGATGAAAGTTCCTTTCGCCTTTTCCAGAGCTCTGGCTCCCGCTTCCTTTCGTGCCCGCTCGCGAACCTCGCGCAGCGTATCATTGTCTCCGAGATAGGCTCGTCCCACTTCTTCGACCCAGACCGGCTGCTCTTGAGCAAAGGCGGGAAGAGGTTCTAATAAATTCCCTACTAATAGAGACAACAATAATTTTAAATAAAGCGATTTCCTTCCCATCGATTCTTTTTCTTTCAATAAAGCTCTCCGAATTTTCCGGCTTCTATCTTTCCCTCGAAGAAAGCCTCCAGGGTTTTGGAGCGGATGGGGCTTTTCAGTTCATCGAGGGCACGACTCAGCTGTTCGGGAGTGATCAGCCCATTCTCGAAAGCGCCCTTCAGCTTGGCTCTGCCCGTCTCCACGTCTATGAACTTCGCCTTTTCCCAATTCCTGGCTACTGGAAAATTCCCCTGTCCCGATACTTGCGGTATTTGTTCCACTCCCTTTAACTTTCTGGCCACCCGGGGGACATTTTCCCGGATATAAGTTACCAAATCATTGCTTTGAATCCAGGCATCCTTGCTGGCTTTGCCCTTCAACCCTTCGATGAGAAAGTGAGAAAAGATGCCGCCTTTTAACTCTTTTTCATCTTCCCAGGACTGCTGGTTCATCGCCGAGGAAGTGAGGATAATTTTTCCCGTGGCTTTGGGCTTCAGCAAATCTGCGGTCAGCAACATGCCAACCAGCGGCTTCCCTCCCTTAGGGACAATGGATTTGCCGCCTCCGGAAAAACACGCATCCAGCGCCACAAAAACTTTGGCAGGAGATTTTTCCACCAGGTCCTGAAGATAGGATATCTTGATGCTTGTTTCCTCCAGGGAATCGGGGTCGGTGATGATGGCATCGCTGGGAACCAGAAGACCATCTACCAGCTTATCTTCTTTTGTTTTAGGGGCGCCATGCCCGGAATAATAAACATATACATACCCATCCCAGTTTCTGATTTTGCGCAGGGCAGCCACGATTTCATTCCTGGTGGCTTTCTCATTTAAAAGCAAAAACGCGTTCTCTTGGGCCACTCCTCCGAATCTGGGATTGGTGAGGATATCATAAATCCTCCGGGCATCTTGCGAAGCAAAGAGTAAAGGGGGAATATCCTTCCGCTGCTCATAGTCAATCCCGATGACGATCGCGTGGGTATCGTTGCGCAGCGGAGGAAGCTTTTCGGTCGTCGGGGGAATATCCCTGGGTTCACTTTTGGCGGCTATGGCTGCCGGTCTTTCTTTTTTCTTGCTTAATATGGAGGCCACGACCGGAATGGCCTCCATAAGCGGTTCGGCAGAAGCTACCGGAAGAAAAATATCTCTCTCCCTTCCTTCCCGCAGTATTCTGACGGTCGCTTTTGAACCGGGAGAGAGGCGGATTGTTTTCTTTACAAATTCATTTACCTCGTGTACTCCTATCTCATTGATACGCAGCATTACATCCCCGGGAAGGATTCCTGAATTTTCCGCCGGCCCTCCCGGGACGAATCTTACAACTTCCACACCGCTAACCGCCCCTTTTTTATAATTCCTTACTTCCAAGCCGACCATCCCGCCACCCCCGCGAGCTTCCCAGGCTTTTTCTTTATTGCCAAAGGTATAATGGATGATAGCCAAATCATGGTTGACATTGTAATCCAGTACTTCTTTGGCCTTGCGGATGAGACTGACGGCTGTTTCCCCGTCCCCCAAACCTAAGTAGGCGTATGCTTTTCCTCGGAGTGAATCCTGCAAAATAAAATGGTTGTCCGCTATGCGGGGGTCCAAATTTGCATTCACCCCGTTGAAGTCCTCGATGGCTTCCCGATATTGGCCTTTAAATAAATGAGCATAGCCCCGCCCCCAGAACGTATTGGGGTCATTATGATTCACCTCCAAAGCACGATTAAAATCTTCAACTGCCTGGTCATAACTCTTCATGCGATAATAACACCAGCCACGGGAACGCAAGGCCAGGAATTTCTTTGGGTCTAACTCCAAAACTTTATTGAGGTCGGCCATCGCCTGGTGAAACTCACTTTCCTCCAGGTAAGACCAACCCCGGCCTATGAGGGCATCCTGATCCTTTTGATTAATTCCGATCGCTTGGCTAAAATCACGAATAGCCAGGTCATAAACTTTTTTTCGATAATGGGTCCAGCCCCGCCCCTTCAATGAATCGTAGTACTGAGGATTTATTTTTAAAGCTTGGTGAAAATATTTCAGCCCTTCATCGTAATCCTTCTTCCAATAATAGCACCAGCCCAGGAAACTATGGCTGGATATCCATTGCTCTCCGATAGGTTTCAGCTCAACCACTTTTTTAAAAGCGGTAATGGCGTCATCGTATCGTCCCTGGCGAAATTGAGCCACCCCCAGCCAATACCATCCAGGAGCATAATGAGGATTGGATTCAATGCTCTGCCTGGCCTGCTTAATGGCTTCATCATGCTGTCCTCTCTCGGTAGAACTTTTTGCGGAAAGGGTATAACTTACGGACCTATCGGTGGCGCAGCCATTCAGCCACCCTGCGGCCAAAAGGAAGAAAGCAAACCCCGCCAAAAAAATCCCAGTTCTTACAATCTTCTTTTTCATGGCCGACCTCGCCTTTGAGTTAGAGGGTTCAAGGATTCAAGGGGTGCAGGAGAAATTATCATACCAGGCCAGATTATTTTTGATGAGTTCCGGGATGGGTAATTGATAAGGGCAACGGGGCAGGCAATCCCCGCACTCGGTGCAATTCCGGGCCTTCTCCGTCAACCCTTTGATCCAGGATATCTCATCCGGGCTGCCGAACCTCCTGATGACCGATTTTAAACCCATCATGAGCTGAATGTTAATCCCTTCCGAGCAGGGCTGACAATAATCACAGCGGCGGCAGAACTGACGGTCGAATTGCTGCCTCACTTGTTGAATGCGAGCCTGGTCATCTTCGCTGAGAGGATGGACCGCGGTAAAAATCTTCCAATTCTCCTGGGCCATGGTCATGGTCTCCATCCCCGGAATGGGTATGATATCCGGCGTGGAAAGAACAAACCGCAAAGCCAGGCCAGCGTCCTCGATCACACCGCCAGAGAACGGCTTCATGGTGAGAATACCGACATCCTTTGCTCTGGCTAAGGGGAAAACCTTCTTGGCCGCCTCTGGCTCGAGGAAGCTGTAGCAGGCCATGATCACATCAAAATGATCTTCCTGCAGAACCTTTTCCAAAAGATCCAGGCTGTGGCTGGTGAGCCCGATATGATCGATCAGCCCTTCAGCTTTCGCGCGTTTCAGTCCTTCGTAGGCTCCCCCCGGCTCCATTACCTTCTGATAATCTTCGACCTTGGAGACGTTGTGCAGGTGGTAGATATTTATTTTTTGGGCTTGCAATTGCCTTAAACTTTCCTGAACCTCTTCGTAAATCTTTTCCGAGCGAACAGGGGATTTCGAAGAAAGGATGACGGGCTTATTCGCTTTCTTAAGTGCCAATCCGATCCGGTACTCACTGTTGGTATAGCCGCGGGCCGTATCCAGAAGATCCACACCCATTTCCACCACTGCCTGGACCACCTCAATGGCTTCCTGCTCACTCACCCGCTGAAGGGGAATCCCGCCGCATCCCATTTTCTTCACTCTCAAGTTCGTCCTACCCAGCCTGACTTTTTCCATTCATTCCTCCATTAATTTATAAGGACGCAGATTGCCGCCGATAAACGCAGATAAAAATCCCGTATGATTAAAAATAGGGTGGACAACTGAAGGTTGGCAATCTTCTTTATCGGGTTTATCGGGCCCAACTTACCTTGAAAATACAATATGGCCAGAATGATGAGGATTCCGATTACGGCAAAAAGAACTGTGCGCCCTAAGCTGGAGGAAGGATGGATGGCTTTTCCAAGAGAAGGTGCCGAAGGAATTGAGACCGCTGGTTGGGAAGGGAGTTGGGGTGAGGAAGAGCTGACCGGTGCAGGGGTGGCCGGCATTTCCATCAAAATGGTTCCGAGAGTGATTTGTTCTTTTCTTACCCCCTCGAGCAGGAGGCTGGCTTGCTGCCCGGCTGTAGCTTCTTCCACCAGACGCCGGGAAACCTCGATCCCAACCACCAAAGCGCTCGCCCATTGCCCATCCGTCCCCAGGAATCCGATCTCTTCGCCCACGGAGACTGACCCGCTTTCGACCTTACCGGTAACTACGACACCTCGCCCGGGAAGGGAATAGACTTTTTCAGCAATGAATCGGAAACTTTTCTCCATGTTCCTGCTTCCTCTCTAAAAGGTCGTGGGTTCAAAGGATTTAGGAACAACACCATCACGGAACGTGGAATACTGAAGGGAAGTAAAAAATCCGCAATCCGCAATCCGCAATCCGCAATCAATTGAACCCTTGAATCCTCGACCCCTTTATTGTTAACCTGTTTCTACCGTAACACAGGTCATCGTGCGAGCAATTCCCTCCACCCCCCGAATTTTGGAGAGGATCACGTCGCCCAACTCTTGGAGAGTTTTGGCTTCCATCAAGAGGATGATATCAAATGGCCCGGTTACCGTATGGGCTAACTTCACTCCTTTAAGCTTGGTCAGGGTTTCAAAAGCACCCTTGGTCTTGTCCGCTTCGGTGCGGATCAACACAAATGCGGAAACAGACATATTCCCTCCTCGATAAAGCAGTTATTTGTTAAATTTCTTTAAAATAAAAATCCTGAAAATCTGGGTTTCCCCTGTTAGATAGTAAACATCTAACAGGGTGAATCTGCGTCCAATAAATTAAACGGTTACAATCGGCTCATATTCCCCGAACGCGCCGCGAAGAACATCACAAATCTCCCCCAGAGTACAATAAGCCCGCACGGAATCCAGGATGGGGACCATCAAATTGCCATTTCCTTTGGCCAACTCCTTCAACCCCGCTAAGGATGCCTCTACCCGCTGGCGGTTGCGAGATGCCCGGAGCTCCGCAAGCTTCTTCACTTGCACTTCCCGCACCTTCGGGTCAACTTTCAATAGTCCCTTGACGGGTGGCTCTTGGATTTGAAATTTGTTTACGCCTACCAGAATCTTTTTCCCGAGCTCAATT is a window of Deltaproteobacteria bacterium DNA encoding:
- a CDS encoding DUF6079 family protein, translated to MRIGDLIEVPEIKTVIQLKDLQDSHLQQMILHSFVVTGEVQDSLERILTSFSQPEGRGVFLKGHFGSGKSHFLSMLSLLLRHAESWKVLLDQAPSLENLRKNLRSRRFLVAEISLIQHRSTEFLEDIFLPEIFRELSAQLHEPFEGTDSRQGTFAKIQKTLRDLDFSGMVLLVDELSEFLRSKTATPCASAWGARTSKNWFPTASSLFFPNIGASWISSTTG
- a CDS encoding cyclodeaminase/cyclohydrolase family protein; amino-acid sequence: MSQETQKEEITVTQFLDAVASGSATPGGGSVSALAGCLGSALVEMVVNLTLGKKAYEAHEAELKKIREEVYSHRQSLVATIEKDIAAYQEVMKAYLLPKTSEEEKRKRKEEIQKALKKAADPPLFTAATSLKVMKLCQEALEKGNPNAASDAAVGALMADAALCGGVFNVLINLSALDDKKYVEKMKKELRRLQREGEKIKEQIMSLVNAKINSQ
- a CDS encoding HAD-IA family hydrolase; the encoded protein is MANIEDCKSIIREKPDFRCVIYDCDGVLFDSLESNRKLYNDFCLQFGRPPLTDEELKFVHTHTVFEALHFILRHDLQQEKAALDFWKQIDITAYLDYLKMEPHLLETLDFLKDHGIIRAICTSRSTTMKRIMEKFHLWSYFDMVVTALDVKNPKPHPEAIDKIIEAFHLDRKKTIMVGDSSSDQQAAESAGIFFAAYKNKEIAGDFFIDDHRRLIEVLSSP
- a CDS encoding DUF4384 domain-containing protein, whose protein sequence is MKEKESMGRKSLYLKLLLSLLVGNLLEPLPAFAQEQPVWVEEVGRAYLGDNDTLREVRERARKEAGARALEKAKGTFIKAHTLVSNSQLVEDLIFASVRGHIEKLEVLEEGWDSKEKNIYQVKVKALIRPVFPEKEGGLLIKPALSKTDLKEGEEVKIFCQVNRDCYIYIFSIAADGSVTLLFPNSLNNQNFISKGKIYEFPEPGSRIQLQARFLPNYPQTVAEERIKIIATQEKEDLIPLGFREGMFQIYDAKSTGMISDLVKKLNRLDPESWAEATLTYRLRR
- a CDS encoding tetratricopeptide repeat protein, encoding MKKKIVRTGIFLAGFAFFLLAAGWLNGCATDRSVSYTLSAKSSTERGQHDEAIKQARQSIESNPHYAPGWYWLGVAQFRQGRYDDAITAFKKVVELKPIGEQWISSHSFLGWCYYWKKDYDEGLKYFHQALKINPQYYDSLKGRGWTHYRKKVYDLAIRDFSQAIGINQKDQDALIGRGWSYLEESEFHQAMADLNKVLELDPKKFLALRSRGWCYYRMKSYDQAVEDFNRALEVNHNDPNTFWGRGYAHLFKGQYREAIEDFNGVNANLDPRIADNHFILQDSLRGKAYAYLGLGDGETAVSLIRKAKEVLDYNVNHDLAIIHYTFGNKEKAWEARGGGGMVGLEVRNYKKGAVSGVEVVRFVPGGPAENSGILPGDVMLRINEIGVHEVNEFVKKTIRLSPGSKATVRILREGRERDIFLPVASAEPLMEAIPVVASILSKKKERPAAIAAKSEPRDIPPTTEKLPPLRNDTHAIVIGIDYEQRKDIPPLLFASQDARRIYDILTNPRFGGVAQENAFLLLNEKATRNEIVAALRKIRNWDGYVYVYYSGHGAPKTKEDKLVDGLLVPSDAIITDPDSLEETSIKISYLQDLVEKSPAKVFVALDACFSGGGKSIVPKGGKPLVGMLLTADLLKPKATGKIILTSSAMNQQSWEDEKELKGGIFSHFLIEGLKGKASKDAWIQSNDLVTYIRENVPRVARKLKGVEQIPQVSGQGNFPVARNWEKAKFIDVETGRAKLKGAFENGLITPEQLSRALDELKSPIRSKTLEAFFEGKIEAGKFGELY
- a CDS encoding aldo/keto reductase; the protein is MEKVRLGRTNLRVKKMGCGGIPLQRVSEQEAIEVVQAVVEMGVDLLDTARGYTNSEYRIGLALKKANKPVILSSKSPVRSEKIYEEVQESLRQLQAQKINIYHLHNVSKVEDYQKVMEPGGAYEGLKRAKAEGLIDHIGLTSHSLDLLEKVLQEDHFDVIMACYSFLEPEAAKKVFPLARAKDVGILTMKPFSGGVIEDAGLALRFVLSTPDIIPIPGMETMTMAQENWKIFTAVHPLSEDDQARIQQVRQQFDRQFCRRCDYCQPCSEGINIQLMMGLKSVIRRFGSPDEISWIKGLTEKARNCTECGDCLPRCPYQLPIPELIKNNLAWYDNFSCTP
- a CDS encoding Lrp/AsnC ligand binding domain-containing protein, translated to MSVSAFVLIRTEADKTKGAFETLTKLKGVKLAHTVTGPFDIILLMEAKTLQELGDVILSKIRGVEGIARTMTCVTVETG